The Vibrio aerogenes nucleotide sequence GATTTCAGGACTCACAATCGATGTTCTATTTTGTCAATATCTGGTGCTACCTTGGCAGTGCCTGCATTGATGACACGCAATTTCCGGAGATTGCCCGCTTGCTGACACAGCCCGGCGCACAAACGCCACAGCAACGGATTCAGACCGCCGCTCACCAGTTAGGCGATTATCCTCAAAACCGCACGCACTGTGCCGCAGATTATCTTAGTTGAGGGATATGATGACCAATTCAGTATTACAGGCGAATAACGCAGCGGCGGCTCAGGCTGCTGAAGATGTTGCCAATGTCATGGGCCTCTGCCCGCATATGAAAAAAGACATTCAGCTGGTGCCGATGCGTTATGCCATCAGCGAAAAAGATGACCAGCTGGATAAAAAGCTCAATGGCAGTTTGTACCAGGACAAAGCGATCCCGCTGGGGATTCGTCCGCTGGAGGCAGGCTGGTTATATCTGATTCACAGTAAAACGCCGGATAAGCTGTATGAATATGAGGTGAAAGCTGACCAGAGCCTGACACCCCGCACTTTTTCTAAAGGTGATGCGGATTTTAAGGCTGAAGGGAAACCACAAATTATCGTGCCCAATACCGGTTCGGTGAAAGTGATGTTCACCCCTCTGCCACTGGTGCCGGAAGCGGCAGAGATACTGCTGAATGCTTCTTCGGATCAATCTGAACTGATGAACCGGGCTTCCCTGAGCAGTTATGATTCAGATAAGGGCTGTAAAGGCTTGATCCCGACGGACAAGGTTCCGGACGGCATTGATTTTGTTGCTCAGGTCACAGACCCGGCGGACGAGCATGATAACGGCATTTATACCTGGCTGAAACATGCGATTTTGCAGCAGGATGCCCAGCCGGTGATTCAGTCTTCCGTGCTGCCGGATTACGCAAAAAACAGTGCGTTGCTGCTGGTGAACGATGTCTGTGCGGATATTGCTGATCTGGCTGAGTGGCAAAACCGGCTGAAAACGCAGTACAAAGATCACTGCGATAAGGAAGTCAGCGGGCATAAAAATATTGAGCGGTATGAAGTTGGTAAACTGCTGGAGAAGATGTCAACAATCGATTTTTATATTGAGCAGGATACGAAAGCCATTCTGAAACAGTATGGTGTTTCTCTGGATGATAAAGATGAGCAAAGTGCTTTTATTGATAAAGTGAAATCTTATTACGAAGCGCTGAGTGAGCCGAAAAACCGGGTGACCCAAAAAAGAACCAACTATAACGGTGATACGATTTATGTGACGACCAACCCCGCGGCAGAAGCACTGGAAGACACACTGGTCAGTGACTATGACCTCAATAAAGACAAACTGTCCCCCACGACCCGTGAAGTATTTGGCCGGTATAAGACGCTGATTGAAGGGGGTTATGCCGGAAAAGACGGGATAAAAACCGTGATTGATAACGATGGTATGACATCCTTTATTGATGAATGGGAAGCTTATGGTCAGGAAATGACAGAGAAGCTAAACAGGCTGAATGCACTGGCAAAGAAAACTGCACCACACTGGCATATGCTGGCGGCTTATCTTTCACCACAGAATCCTGAACAATGGGATATCAAACTGACCACCGAAGATATTCTGACTGCTTTTTTTAACCACAATGATGATGATTGGCTGGGACAGTATTACATGGGGACTGATTCATTCCCGCTGTCGGTTTATGATGATCTGGTCAAAAATGAAGCGCAGATCAGTTTCAAAGATGGTGCGTCAATCCGCAAAAAATATCAGAGTATTGCAAAGGCACAAGAAGCGATTGGGAAGTTCGAAGATAAAATTGCCAAAGCGAATGAAATGGGGAAACTGAACCAGATCACCGATGAGAATATTAAAGCCCGTGTGTTGCAAAGTCTGGCGCTGAAAAATGACCGGTTTGTCGCTTCTCTCTCAAAGGCAATGAAAACTTCAGGCGATAAAATGAACTTTCATCAACGGCTGGCAGCATCTCTGGACAATCTGAGTGACGGTACAAAGCAACTGATGCACCTGAACTTTGTTGTGAATGACATCAAATGGCAATTGCCCGATGCCGGAGCAGCGAAAACACTACAGGGATTGACTGAAGAATTACACACACTGAGTCTGGAGCTGAAACAGACAGAGCTTTTAGATCACCAACTCAGAACCGAAAATAATAAGATCCTGAAAATCAATAATAAACAAAAACGTAGCAGAGCCCGTGCCGCCTACAATGAAAAAGTCAGAGCAGCTGATACAGAGAAAAAACGCCTGAAAGCTGCCTATCAGACTAAGTTTGATGAAATGATGCAACATGCCGGTCCGGAGGTGAGTATCGGTGTCAGCACGGCCGGAGCATACCCGATGAGCCGGTTGCTTGGTGAAGCAAACGACCTGCTGGGCAGCTGGCAGGGGAAAAAATATCTTGCTGGTCAGACTCTGCGGGAGATGTTCGTGCAGGAGGGCGTGTACAGCCCGGTTAAAATTGCTGAACACTCAGCCAGTTGGGTATTGACGGTCACTTACCTGTTCAGTGCATGGCACGCATGGGAAAAGTATCTAGATGAAGAGAAAGATGCAGATTTACTCGTGCTTCTTTCTTCAACGGCAACCGCATCCGCATCGGTTCTGTCTCTGGCTGGCACATACCGAAGTGCATGGCTGGCTGCTTCAGCCGCTGTGTTGGGAGAAAAAAACTATCAGCAGGCAGTACTTGGTCGACTGGCTAACTGGACGATATTCAGTAATACCATGGCATCTGTATTGGGAACGATTGGTCTGGGTGTGAAAACGGTTAATGCGGTAGAAGATGCCTTTCATGCATGGAAGCAAAATTTTCTCCTGATACTATCATCATCGGTACGTGCGGTGTCATATTTGGGTGCAACGATCGCGAGTGGGACTGAATCTGTCGTATATATGTATCAAGTGGCAAAGGTGCTGAGAGGTGCTACTAATGTTGCTATAACTGGCTCTATATTGGATTTTGCAGCTATACTGATTCGCTGGCAAGTTTTGGCTTGGGCTGTAACTTTGGTGTTTGATAAGCTTTGGCAGTACTATCGCTGGCCGCCGGTGGTGGATTGGGCCAGCGATACTCTATGGGGAGAAAATGATCAGGGCTGGTCGCTGAGTCAGCACTATCAACAGCTTTCCCCGTCGCTGGTGCAACCGACCTTACAGACTCAGGCGGTGAATAATCATTATCACAAAGGTGGTTCGGAAGAATCAGAAATTCAGTTGAAGTTGTTTCTGCCGCAAATTCAGTTACCGGATGCAGCCAACTGCAAGCTGGCTCTGAATGGTTTTTCACCATCCAGCCAGAGTTATGGCAGTAGCTGGCATAATCTGTTACCCCAACTCAGCCGCGAAGCCATAATTATCCGTAAAGCCAGAGGATGCGAGATAAACCTTTATGTGCGTAGTGATATGATAGCCTTGCTCGGGCTGGATTTGCTGCAATTACAGGTTAGTATCAGCTCAGACGGAGAGAACTGGCACAAGTCGGGCTGGCTGATTAATCTGCTTGATCTTTCTACCCCACCGGGGGCTTTCCCTGAAATGGTGGAAGTGATGGTGTCACCGGCTAAACATTTACGGCTGGCTTACCCCTTAACCCCATGGAGTTAATGGATGGATATTCAACAAACAGATAAAAATAGTTTTAAAATGGCATATTGGCGTTTGCGTTGCGGGCAAAGAGAGAGCGAGAATGGCATCGAAAAGTTGGCTTTGGCACCTTTACCTATTGCAACCTCAAATTTATCATTGAATATCAGTAAGTTCTTAAAAGTAAATACCCAGGGATTACTTGAAATAAGAGGACAAAGCGCCAGTACAGGTCGTAATCAGATAGCTTTATGGGGGATAGCTTTTTTTCTGGTTATTACCAATTTGCTTTGGTTTTTTGTACCACAAGCAATTTGGATGATGTTACCAGTTTTTTTATTATCAATACCTTTGGAGATTGGTATTGTTTGGACTCTGACTACTGATAGTGTTGAATCAGCTAAAGTTAATATCTCACCATTATTTCACTCACAAAAACAAAAGGTGTTGATTTCATGGCAATCGAATATACAGCTCCGACCAAGTCTATTTGGTAATATTTCCGGGCGTGGTGTTAGTAAAGGCTCTGACTGGAAGATATTTTGTGCATTTTTTGGAGCGATGATGTTAGAGGCTGGGTGGGCTCTTCTGTGTTCTGAACGAACGTTACCCCAAGCCTGGCTAATAGCTACATTTGGTTTTATTCTAATCGGATGTGTGCTTCTTTATTTTCCAATCAAACCCTGGATTGTTTATTTTTTCCAGTCTAAAAAAAATCCGCCACAAGATCATTTAGCAGCCATCCCGTGGGAAGAGGTTTCAGTCGAGTTCCATCAGCTCAGTGCTGTCAGTTATGTCGGCCCGCGAAGTATGTACCAGCTCAGCATTCGCTGCCCGTTGCCGGATGAATCAGAGCGCGCTTTTACGATTGGCTTACCGGTTTATTCACAGCAAGAAGCTTTTTGCCTGTATGAACTGATCCGCGATTATATGGAGCATGGCGCGAAAGGACTGGAACATACAGCGGCTGCTGAATTACAGACCGAAGCACCAGACTATGGCCGGGTAGCATACTGGCGTGAAGTGAAGCAGCATCTGAAAAATCCGCTGACATATCCGTTTTGGCAACTCTGGAGTTTGATTTCGCTGCGTCCTTTTGCGCACTGGTATATGGAATATCTGCTGGATGTATTACCAAAGAAAAACATCCACCGGGAAGCTGCGATTCAATGGAGCCAGCCCATCCCTGAATCTGAGTGGGCGAAGCCCAGTGAGCAACTTCAGGAAGCAAACCGCCGGGTGCGGGAGCTGTATGCCAAAGGGCTGGACTGGGAAAGCCCGGAAGTACAGGCCGTATTGCGGGCGTATGAGCGGGTTTAGGCGCTGTTGGTGCCACGCTCCCAACTCAAGATTTTCACTGAGGCAGGCGCGATGAACGTTCAACTGCTCAATGAATCAGGAAGCGCATTCAGGGATGAATGTGCAGGTTTTTCAGCACAGGGAAGTGCTTAAAAACCGGTTCCGGCCAGCGCTCGTTGCAGCCAACGGCTCAAGAGCAGTTTTGGTTCCTTTTCCTGCATGAAAAGGGACCGGGGCGCGTGCTAATCAAGCCGCTTGGTTCGTTGCAATCAATCCGCGTCCTGAATCGGCACCAAAGCCTGACGCTTTTATCTTTAAGATGATGCGTTCAATCTGGCTTACCCCTTAACCCCGTGGAGTTAACAAACTGCTGGAGAAGATGTCAGAGATTGATTTTTATCTTGAACAGGATACGAAAGCCATTCTGAAACAGTATGGTGTTTCTCTGGATGATAAAGATGAGCAAAGTGCTTTTATTGATAAGGTGAAAACTTATTACGAAGCGCTGAGTGAGCCGAAAAACCGGGTGACCCAAAAAAGAACCAACTATAACGGTGATACAACGCTTGTGATAACCAACCCAACCGCAGAAGCACTGGCTAAAACGCTGGCAAATACCTATGAACTGAATGAAGAGAAACTGGCACCACAGACCCGTGAAGTATTTGACCGGTATAAGACGCTGATTGAAGGCGGCTATGCCGGAAAAGACGGGATAAAAACCGTCATTGATAACGATGGCATGACAGCATTTATTGATGAGTGGGAAGCTTATGGTCAGGAAATGACAGAGAAGCTAAACAGGCTGAATCCACTGGCTAAAAAATCAGCACCACACTGGCATATGCTGGCGGCTTATCTTTCACCACAGAATCCTGAACAATGGGATATCAAACTGACCACCGAAGATATTCTGACCGCTTTTCATTCCAATAATAACGACGAGTGGCTGAAAAGCTATTATACAGGAACGGATAGTTTCCCTTTGTCGGTTTATGATGATTTGATCAAGTCTGAAATTAAACTGACGCCGACGCAGATTCGTTCCATCAAAAAGAAATTTCAAAGTATTGGCAAAGCGCAGGAAGCTGTCGGAAAGTTTGAAGACAAGATTGCTAAGGCAAATGAATTAGGGAAACTGAACCAGATCACCGATGAGAATATTAAAGCCCGGATTCTGCAAAGTCTGGCGCAGAAAAATGAATTGTTTGTGGCCTCCTTGTCAAAAGCAATGCAGCCTTTTGATGGCCTGAAAAGTTATAACCAGCGGCTGGCAGGGATGCTGGATAATCTGAGTGATGGGACGAAGCAACTGATGCATTTAAATTATAAATTCAATGACATCAGCTGGCAGGTACCGGATGAAAAAGCCACTAAAGATTTGCAGGATTTGCATAAAAAAATGGAACAGTCTGCCAGTGATTTAGCCGCGGTAGAACAACGCATCAAAGATATCCGGAAAACCAACCCGAAGATCCTGAAAATGAAAGGCAGCCAGCGCACTGCTGCGCGAGCGAAATATCATCGGCAGATGAAAGCGGGCCGGATAGAAAGGGATCAAATCAGAACCACCATCCGCAGTCAGTTTGAACAAATTATGCAGCACTCCGGCCCGGAAGTGAGTATTGCGGTCAGTGCGACCGGATCTTATCCGATGAGCCGGATCATCGAAGAAGCGGAAGGGATTCTGAAAAAGAAAACCGTGGTCGCGGGCATGACCCTACGGGAAATGATCACCAAAGACGGCAAAATAAGCGGTGCACAGATTCTGGAACACTCGGTCAGTTTTGCGCTGACGGTGTCTTATCTGGTGAGTGCATGGCATGCATGGGAAAGCTATCTGGACGATGATAAGCAAGAGGGTGAGCTGCTGGGCCTGCTGTCAGCGAATGCTTATACCACAGCATCGGTTTTATCACAGGCCGGTACGGTGCGCACGGCATGGTTAACGGCTTCTGCCGCTGCGATGGGTACCGAAACCCACCAGACGGCGGTGCTCGGGCGTTTAGCCAACTGGACCACTTACAGTTCTACGGTGGCTTCTGTGCTGGGGACAATTGGGATGGGGGTCCGGACTTTTAATGCCGGAAAGGACTTTTTTGCGTCAAGAAATTCTAAAAACCTATTTATGATAATATCATCGCTAGCTAGAGTGGCAGTTAGCTCTGTTGGGTTGTTTTATAGTGCTAGAGAGTCTTATCTTTTAACGAAAACATCAATTGAATTGGCAAAAGGTATTTTGTTTGCTGAACAGGCAAGTCTAGAAGCTCTTTCTATAGCCGTAAAGTATATTCGAATAAATGTGTATCTATGGATTGCTTTTTTAGTGATCGATAAAATTTGGCAATATTACAAATGGCCCCCAGTGGTCGATTGGGCGAGCAACACCATCTGGGGTCAGTCCGATCAAGGCTGGAGTCTGGATCAACATTATGAAGAACTCTCCCCGCAACTGGTGCAGCCGTCACTTAGTTATGAGGTGGTGAATAACCAGTATCATCCCAATGGGCCGGAGGAATCTGAAGTGCAGCTGCGGCTGTTTTTACCGTCAATCATGCTGCCCACAAAGACGAACTGCAAAATCTCTTTGAATGGTTTTGAATCCAGCAGTCAGGTGATTGCCGGCAGGACTGTGCCCTATGCCGCATGGCATAACTTGTTAACTGGTCTGAAAGATGAAGCACTGGTAACGGTGAAAAATAATGGCTGTGAAGTGTGTTTTTATCTGCGCAGTGATCTGATCCAACGGATGAAATTAGACCAGATCCAGTGTGGTGTTTCTATCAGCCAGAACGGAACCGACTGGCATGAGATGCGCTGGCGAATTGATATCCTCGATAACTCTGTCAGCTGGCATCATCAGCCGGAAATGATTGAGGTGACTGCCGGAAAAGATGATGCGTTCAATCTGGCTTACCCTTTAACCCCGTGGAGTTAACGGATGACTATTCAACAAACCAATAAAAATAGTTTTAAAACTGCTAACTGGCGGTTACGTAGTGGGCAGAGGGAAACAACCTCAAGTGGCGTTGAAAAACTGGCACTGTCTCCTTTGCCAGTTACTACAGGTCATACACCCTTGGCAGTAACTAAGCTTATTCATATAAACGAACAGGGGGTACTGGAGTTAAGGAATGTTAGTCTTGCGATTGGAATTACTCAAATGTATTTGTTGAGTATTTCAATTGGTACTTTATTAATTACTATGCCGTGGATATTAATTAGTATTTATAATGTTTTTATTCCTTTTTTTCCTATGTCTTTAGGTTTTTCTTTATTGATTGGAGGAGCGTTTTATTATCAAATAAAGGACTCATATAGAGCAGCTATAAGTGATATACCCATAATTTTTCATCCATGCAAAAAAGAATTGCTGATTTCTTGGGTAAAGCAGCAGTCTTTACGACCGTCATTATTTGGTAGTCTGAATAACGATGGTTATAGTAAAAGCTCAGATAAGCTAGTTTTCTGTACGTTTATTGGTTTTTTGTTTTTTAGTGTGTCATGGGCAATATTAAGCGTTGGACTATTTATAAATATTCCAAATGAAAAAGATGAAGTTATACAAATTGTATGTATAGCTATGATGTTAGTTGGATTGATTGTACTTTATTTTCCTCTTAAACCCTGGCTCACCTATTTCCGCGAATCCAGAAAAAATCCAACACAGCACTATATAGCCGGTATTCCATGGGAAGAGGTGGCGGTTGAATTTCATCAACTGGGCGCAATGGGTTATCTTGGTGCCCGCAGTATGTATCAGTTAAGTTTGGTTTGTCCGTTGCCGGATGAAGCTGATAAACGCTATACCGTCAGCTTGCCGGTATATTCACAACAGGAAGCTTTTTGCCTGTATGAATTGATCCGCGATTATATGGAACATGGCGCCAAAGGGCTGGAACACACCGCAGCAGCCAAATTGCAGACTGAAGCTCCGGACTATGGCCGGGCTGCCTTTAAGAAAGAGCTGGAAGCCAATGAAGGAAATCCGCTCTGGGTGATTTGGCACACGCTGACCCTGCGCTATTTTGCCCACCGTTATTTAGAATGGACACTGGATGTGCTGCCAAAGAAAAACATCCACCGGGAAGCTGCGATTCAATGGAGCCAGCCCATCCCTGAATCTGAGTGGGCGAAGCCCAGTGAGCAACTTCAGGAAGCAAACCGCCGGGTGCGGGAGTTGTATGCCAAAGGACTGGACTGGGAAAGTCCGGAAGTACAGGCCGTATTGCGGGAGTATGAGCGGGTTTAGGTGCTGTTGGTGTCACGCTTCCAACTCAATATTTTCACTGTGGCAGGCGCG carries:
- a CDS encoding toxin VasX; translated protein: MMTNSVLQANNAAAAQAAEDVANVMGLCPHMKKDIQLVPMRYAISEKDDQLDKKLNGSLYQDKAIPLGIRPLEAGWLYLIHSKTPDKLYEYEVKADQSLTPRTFSKGDADFKAEGKPQIIVPNTGSVKVMFTPLPLVPEAAEILLNASSDQSELMNRASLSSYDSDKGCKGLIPTDKVPDGIDFVAQVTDPADEHDNGIYTWLKHAILQQDAQPVIQSSVLPDYAKNSALLLVNDVCADIADLAEWQNRLKTQYKDHCDKEVSGHKNIERYEVGKLLEKMSTIDFYIEQDTKAILKQYGVSLDDKDEQSAFIDKVKSYYEALSEPKNRVTQKRTNYNGDTIYVTTNPAAEALEDTLVSDYDLNKDKLSPTTREVFGRYKTLIEGGYAGKDGIKTVIDNDGMTSFIDEWEAYGQEMTEKLNRLNALAKKTAPHWHMLAAYLSPQNPEQWDIKLTTEDILTAFFNHNDDDWLGQYYMGTDSFPLSVYDDLVKNEAQISFKDGASIRKKYQSIAKAQEAIGKFEDKIAKANEMGKLNQITDENIKARVLQSLALKNDRFVASLSKAMKTSGDKMNFHQRLAASLDNLSDGTKQLMHLNFVVNDIKWQLPDAGAAKTLQGLTEELHTLSLELKQTELLDHQLRTENNKILKINNKQKRSRARAAYNEKVRAADTEKKRLKAAYQTKFDEMMQHAGPEVSIGVSTAGAYPMSRLLGEANDLLGSWQGKKYLAGQTLREMFVQEGVYSPVKIAEHSASWVLTVTYLFSAWHAWEKYLDEEKDADLLVLLSSTATASASVLSLAGTYRSAWLAASAAVLGEKNYQQAVLGRLANWTIFSNTMASVLGTIGLGVKTVNAVEDAFHAWKQNFLLILSSSVRAVSYLGATIASGTESVVYMYQVAKVLRGATNVAITGSILDFAAILIRWQVLAWAVTLVFDKLWQYYRWPPVVDWASDTLWGENDQGWSLSQHYQQLSPSLVQPTLQTQAVNNHYHKGGSEESEIQLKLFLPQIQLPDAANCKLALNGFSPSSQSYGSSWHNLLPQLSREAIIIRKARGCEINLYVRSDMIALLGLDLLQLQVSISSDGENWHKSGWLINLLDLSTPPGAFPEMVEVMVSPAKHLRLAYPLTPWS